Part of the Armatimonadota bacterium genome is shown below.
TCGGCGCGCCCCCCTGGCATCCATGGGGGGCGCGCCTCCCTTTGGGGCGACCCCCGTCGCCGGAGTCAACTTCGCCCCATCTCGGTCAAGGGCAATGCTGCCTGGTGCGGCGATAATGAGGTTGATGCGGCTCCTATGGAACCTGTTGGGCTTTGCCATGGTGGGCACGGGGCTAGTTGGCATTGCCGTTCCAGGAATGCCTTCGACCATTTTTTTTATTCTGGCCCTGGCAGCATTCACCAAGGGGGCAAATGAAAAGTGGCGCAGGAAGTTGCTAGACCACAAAATCATTGGGCCGACCCTCACCCATTGGGAGCGACACCGGAGCATCAGCCGCCGGATCAAGTGGGTGGCATGCCTGAGCATCGTCGTTTTTTGCGGGCTGTCAATGTTTGCAATCCGCAAGCCATGGGTTAAAGCGGTGGTCGGCGGCCTCGGGTTGGCCGGGATCGGTTACATTGTCACTCGCCGGAACACTGAAGATATCGAAGAGTTCTCGGGGGCCCATCCAGGTGTTCCCGCCGCCGACCAGTTGGGTGCATGACCGGCGGCGGGGGGCCATCATGGGGCGATCCGGATCGATTCCATGACTTTAATGGCGGTTTCAAAGGCCGCTTTGGATGTGTTGTCATAGGTCAGGCAGACGATCATCCGTTCATTTGCCCGCCCGATGATCCCAATGACCTGCGTCATCTTGACGCCGTTTTCGGCATTGTAAAGGTCATAGCAGATCCAAGCGGAATCCACGCCCCGGACGGTCTTATTCAAGAAGTCACCCTGGACGAAACTCGGGTTGCCCCGCATGGATTGAAGGGTTTGGTTGGCGCAAAAGGCCGGACTTTCCATGGTGGCCGCGGGATCTGTAACGGACTTGACCCCGACGATCAGGACGGGGTCAGCGACCGTTGCCTGGAACTCGGGCCCCGGTAAGGCCGAAGCCGCATCGTTCGGGGAGAACGCCGCAGGCGCAGAGATGGCATATTTCGATCCAGGGATCCGGAATTCTCGCCAGGGTTCGGCCGGTCGGACGCCGGCGGCGGCCGCTCCGGCGACCGCGATTGCCAGCAAAGCGGCCAAAGCACGTTTGATTGTGGTTGTCATGAGTAGTGTTTCCTTTCGCAGGCAAATGGGTGCCCAACGGCACTCGGTGGCCTGCCGAAAGGGAAAGAGCCGCTGGGCAACGGCCTCAGGGAAGTGAGCGGCGAGATGCCCACTGGGCGGCTCCGGCGTCGACAAACCTCCAAGGTGTCTCGTGGCCTTTGCCGACGGCGAGCCCGATCCGCGGCGTGGCGATGACCTCACGGGCCTGCTTGTCTGGCAAAATGTGAACCCTAGAATCGGGATCCAGAGCGTCCAACCCGTATTCGGCAGCACCAATCCCGTAAGCCGCGCAGATTTTCCCCGGCCCATTGGCCAAATCGTGGATTGACTTGGCTCTTGGCCGGTTGAGTCGGACGGCATCGAGGTTGTCCAGCGGGATGGCTGCGCGGATGAGGATGGCCGCAGGCACCCCCGCTGGCCCGGCGGTGAGATTGAGCATCCAAGAACTCCCGTACACGAAATAGGTGTAGAGGTGGCCGGATGGGCCGAACATCGCCCGGTTCCGTGGGGTCTCTCCCCGGAAGGCGTGAGAGCCTGGATCTTGGGAGCCCGAATATGCTTCAACCTCAACGATTTGGCACGAGCCGACGGGGGTCACCAGCCGTGCGCCCAGGAGCATGGCGGCCGATTCTTCGACGGGAAGGAGGGTCAACCGCTTCCGGAGTTCTTCGCCGTCCACGCCATGATTGAACCAGATCGCGTGAAGACAC
Proteins encoded:
- a CDS encoding YbaN family protein, with the protein product MRLLWNLLGFAMVGTGLVGIAVPGMPSTIFFILALAAFTKGANEKWRRKLLDHKIIGPTLTHWERHRSISRRIKWVACLSIVVFCGLSMFAIRKPWVKAVVGGLGLAGIGYIVTRRNTEDIEEFSGAHPGVPAADQLGA
- a CDS encoding DNA-3-methyladenine glycosylase: MDGEELRKRLTLLPVEESAAMLLGARLVTPVGSCQIVEVEAYSGSQDPGSHAFRGETPRNRAMFGPSGHLYTYFVYGSSWMLNLTAGPAGVPAAILIRAAIPLDNLDAVRLNRPRAKSIHDLANGPGKICAAYGIGAAEYGLDALDPDSRVHILPDKQAREVIATPRIGLAVGKGHETPWRFVDAGAAQWASRRSLP